TTTTTCAATAGATAAATTATTTTCTGATGCAATCTCAAAAGCTTCTTTTAAATATTGTAGAGCCTTTGTATAATTATTTAATAATATATAAATCTCCCCAAGATTATTTTTAATACAAGACTTAGTTTTATATGCTGTTTTTGAGCTATATCTGTATGCTAAGCTATAATTCTCGACTGCTTCTGTGTAAATCTGAGATTGTTTATATAGCGATGCGCGGTTTAAATATGCTTCAACAATTTTATTACGATCTGACTGTTTTAATGCAGTATCTAATTCTAATTTATATACATAAAAGAGAGAGTCTGAAAAATGCTGAAAAGATTTATCAATAGACTGTGCCTGTATTAAAGCATAAGGAGCCATAATACAAAGTAATGTAATTAAAAGTAGGGTTCTCAATGGGTTGAATTAACATACTAAGATAAAGTAGCGGTGTTACGTCAGTATTAGATAAAGTTTAAACTATAAACAAAAAAAGGGTCTCTTTCAATCTGAAAGAGACCCTTTTAAATAATTATATAAGTTTTACTTATGCTTCTGCAGCTGGTACTATAGAAACGTAAGATTTGTTGTCTTTCTTTTTAGTGAATTTAACAACACCGTCTACTCTTGCGTGTAGTGTATGGTCTTTACCACCATAAACATTATCACCTGGGTGATGCGTGTTACCACGTTGTCTAACGATAATATTACCTGCTATAGCAGCCTGACCACCAAAAATCTTAACACCTAAGCGTTTTGATTCTGATTCTCTACCGTTTTTCGAACTACCTACTCCTTTTTTGTGAGCCATCTTATTTAAGTTTTTAGTAGATTATTATTTACTTAAAGCTTCAATTAATTCAGCCTTCTTCATTGAAGAATATCCTTCAAGTCCTTGTTCTTTAGCCATCTCTCTCAATTCAGCAACAGTGTTGTTACTTAAATCGTCATTAGATTCACTTTTAGCTTCAGCTTTAGGAGCTGCGCTTTCAGTTTTAGCTGCTTTTTTACCTCCTTTTAATGAGATATCACCTATTAAAAGTTCAGTTAAAGATTGACGGTGACCGTTTTTCTTTCTGTAAC
The sequence above is a segment of the Leeuwenhoekiella sp. MAR_2009_132 genome. Coding sequences within it:
- the rplU gene encoding 50S ribosomal protein L21; translated protein: MYAIVEIAGQQFKVAKDQKVFVNRLSGEEGDDVSFDKVLMTGDGDNITLGAPAIEGALVGATITRHLKGDKVIVFKKKRRKGYRKKNGHRQSLTELLIGDISLKGGKKAAKTESAAPKAEAKSESNDDLSNNTVAELREMAKEQGLEGYSSMKKAELIEALSK
- the rpmA gene encoding 50S ribosomal protein L27, whose product is MAHKKGVGSSKNGRESESKRLGVKIFGGQAAIAGNIIVRQRGNTHHPGDNVYGGKDHTLHARVDGVVKFTKKKDNKSYVSIVPAAEA